One window of Flavobacteriales bacterium genomic DNA carries:
- a CDS encoding DUF4411 family protein gives MAYCLDADSLIDAKNHYYGMDFCPAFWQWLDVQAQAGQVLSIVQVADELEPYGGPLKAWGEARKGPLFKGLDAGVTKWLAELAEWTMRQPYLESAKNEFLSSTDLKLIAYAKAHGHTVVTREVHEDGKKKVKIPTVCKAFDVDIARTHDMLRTLKARFVLEAA, from the coding sequence ATGGCCTATTGCTTGGACGCCGATTCGCTCATCGACGCGAAGAACCACTACTACGGAATGGACTTCTGTCCGGCCTTTTGGCAATGGTTGGACGTGCAAGCGCAGGCGGGTCAAGTGTTGAGCATCGTGCAAGTGGCCGATGAACTGGAGCCCTACGGTGGTCCCTTGAAAGCCTGGGGCGAAGCACGAAAGGGACCCCTGTTCAAGGGCCTCGACGCCGGGGTGACCAAATGGCTCGCAGAACTGGCCGAGTGGACCATGCGGCAGCCGTATCTGGAGTCTGCGAAGAATGAATTCCTCTCGTCCACCGACCTGAAGTTGATCGCCTACGCGAAGGCGCACGGGCATACCGTCGTGACCCGCGAAGTACACGAGGATGGGAAGAAGAAGGTCAAGATCCCCACGGTGTGCAAAGCCTTCGACGTGGACATTGCACGCACCCATGACATGCTGCGGACGCTGAAAGCCCGCTTTGTACTCGAAGCCGCATGA
- a CDS encoding type I restriction endonuclease subunit R, which yields MSSTNTSEAGLEALIVADMTGNGAAKTKGHEAKDLAAAVADPAGTYGQCWLPGDASDYDRAHAVDLRQLRLFLEATQPKLAEELDLANDSHRRRSFLARLQGVIAKEGVVHALRKGIDDGPLHIDLYYPTPTPGNATASLHYAANRFTVTRQLHFSPDQTKLSLDLCCFLNGLPIFTFELKNSLTKQTVEDAVEQYRRDRDPKELLFQFGRCVAHFAVDDALVKFCTDLKGKASWFLPFDQGWNDGAGNPPNPNGLKTDYLWKRVLAPMSLSNILESYAQVVEFKDDKTGRKKQTQIYPRYHQLSVVRALLKHARDNGAGQKYLVQHSAGSGKSNSIAWLAHQLTGLEHEDKVLFDSIIVVTDRRNLDKQISETIKQFTQVRAVVGHADRSGNLREMIEGGKKIIISTIQKFPHILDEIGSAHAGRRFAIIIDEAHSSQGGKASAALNTALSGEEEEEETMEDKINALIEAKKLLPNASYFAFTATPKHKTLELFGVPYEHDGRTKFKPFHSYTMKQAIQEGFIMDVLKYYTPVDSFYKLVKRVEEDPEFDTSRANKKLRRYVEGHDHAIRMKAEIMVDHFHEQVLAQNKVGGKARAMLVTNGIDRAMQYFAAFNAYLAERKSPYKAIIAFSGEQELDGHKVTEASMNGFPSNKIEEEIEQDPYRFLICADKFQTGYDQPLMHTMYVDKTLNGIKAVQTLSRLNRAHPQKHDVFVLDFMNDVDTIQQSFADFYRTTILSEGTDPNILHDLNGALDGHGLYDTSLIDDFVAKYLGGASRDTLDPALDITVAHYVADLDEDQQVAFKGSAKAFCRTYGFLSGILPYKKPEWEKLSIFLNFLIPKLPAPVEEDLARGILEAIDMDSYRVEKKAMQAIDLPDADSEIAPIPGTAGGRKPEPELDHLSNIIKVFNEHWGNIPWEDKDRITERLTKEIPAKVAADSAYQNAIKNSDKQNARIEMDKALLRVMIGLMKDETQLFKEFSDNPGFKRWLGDSVFGQTYLER from the coding sequence ATGAGCAGTACCAACACCAGCGAAGCCGGCCTTGAGGCCCTGATCGTGGCGGACATGACCGGCAACGGGGCCGCGAAGACCAAGGGCCACGAAGCCAAGGACCTTGCTGCCGCCGTGGCCGACCCCGCTGGGACCTATGGCCAGTGCTGGCTGCCCGGCGATGCCAGCGACTACGACCGCGCCCATGCCGTGGACCTGCGCCAATTGCGCCTCTTTCTGGAAGCCACCCAGCCAAAGCTGGCCGAAGAACTGGACCTGGCCAACGACAGCCACCGGCGCCGCAGCTTCTTGGCCCGCCTGCAAGGCGTGATCGCCAAAGAGGGTGTGGTGCATGCCCTGCGCAAAGGCATCGATGACGGTCCGCTGCACATTGACCTGTATTACCCCACACCCACACCGGGCAACGCAACGGCCTCGCTGCACTATGCCGCGAACCGCTTCACCGTAACCCGCCAACTGCACTTCAGTCCCGACCAAACGAAACTCTCGTTGGACCTGTGCTGCTTCCTGAACGGCCTGCCCATCTTCACCTTCGAACTGAAGAACAGCCTGACCAAGCAGACCGTGGAAGATGCCGTGGAGCAGTACCGCCGCGACCGCGACCCCAAGGAACTGCTCTTCCAGTTCGGTCGCTGCGTGGCGCACTTCGCGGTGGACGATGCGCTGGTGAAATTCTGCACTGACCTGAAAGGCAAGGCCAGTTGGTTCCTGCCCTTCGACCAAGGGTGGAACGATGGTGCGGGCAATCCGCCCAACCCCAATGGCCTGAAGACCGACTACCTGTGGAAGCGGGTGCTGGCACCGATGAGCCTGAGCAACATCCTGGAGAGCTACGCGCAGGTGGTGGAGTTCAAGGATGACAAGACCGGCCGCAAGAAGCAGACGCAGATCTACCCGCGCTACCATCAGTTGAGCGTGGTGCGCGCCCTGTTGAAGCACGCACGCGACAACGGTGCAGGGCAGAAATACCTGGTGCAGCACAGCGCGGGCAGCGGCAAGAGCAACAGCATCGCGTGGCTCGCGCACCAGCTCACCGGCTTGGAGCACGAAGACAAGGTGCTCTTCGATAGCATCATCGTCGTTACCGATCGTCGCAACTTGGACAAGCAGATCAGCGAGACCATCAAGCAATTCACGCAAGTGCGTGCCGTGGTGGGCCACGCGGACCGCAGCGGCAACCTTCGCGAGATGATCGAGGGTGGCAAGAAGATCATCATCAGCACCATCCAGAAGTTCCCGCACATCCTGGACGAGATCGGCAGCGCGCATGCCGGTCGTCGCTTCGCCATCATCATCGATGAGGCGCACAGCAGTCAGGGCGGCAAGGCCAGCGCCGCATTGAACACTGCATTGAGCGGCGAAGAGGAGGAGGAGGAAACGATGGAGGACAAGATCAACGCCTTGATCGAGGCGAAGAAACTCTTGCCTAATGCCAGCTACTTTGCCTTCACCGCTACGCCGAAGCACAAGACGCTGGAGCTGTTCGGTGTGCCGTATGAGCACGACGGCCGCACGAAGTTCAAGCCCTTCCACAGCTACACCATGAAGCAAGCCATCCAGGAAGGCTTCATCATGGATGTGCTGAAGTACTACACGCCGGTGGATAGCTTCTACAAGCTGGTGAAGCGCGTGGAGGAGGATCCGGAATTCGATACCAGCCGCGCCAACAAGAAACTGCGCCGCTATGTGGAAGGGCACGACCATGCCATCCGCATGAAGGCCGAGATCATGGTCGATCACTTCCATGAGCAGGTCCTCGCGCAGAACAAGGTGGGTGGCAAGGCCCGCGCGATGCTGGTGACCAACGGCATCGACCGAGCCATGCAATACTTCGCAGCCTTCAACGCCTACTTGGCGGAGCGCAAGAGTCCGTACAAGGCCATCATCGCCTTTAGCGGCGAACAGGAGTTGGATGGCCACAAGGTGACCGAGGCCAGCATGAACGGTTTTCCGAGCAACAAGATCGAAGAAGAGATAGAGCAGGACCCCTACCGCTTCCTCATCTGTGCGGACAAGTTCCAGACGGGCTACGACCAGCCCTTGATGCACACGATGTACGTGGACAAGACGCTCAACGGCATCAAGGCCGTGCAGACGCTGAGCCGCCTGAACCGTGCGCACCCGCAGAAGCACGACGTGTTCGTCCTCGACTTCATGAACGACGTGGACACCATCCAACAATCCTTCGCCGACTTCTATCGCACCACCATCCTCAGCGAAGGCACCGACCCGAACATCCTGCACGACTTGAACGGTGCGTTGGACGGACACGGGTTGTATGACACTTCGCTCATCGACGATTTCGTTGCCAAGTACTTGGGCGGTGCCTCACGCGACACGCTCGACCCCGCACTCGACATCACCGTGGCGCATTACGTGGCCGACCTCGATGAAGACCAGCAGGTAGCCTTCAAGGGCAGCGCCAAGGCCTTCTGCCGCACCTACGGTTTCCTCAGCGGCATACTGCCCTACAAGAAACCGGAATGGGAGAAGCTCAGCATCTTCCTCAATTTCCTGATCCCTAAGTTGCCCGCACCGGTGGAAGAGGATCTTGCACGCGGCATTCTCGAGGCCATCGACATGGACAGCTACCGCGTGGAGAAAAAGGCCATGCAGGCCATCGACCTGCCGGACGCCGACAGCGAGATAGCGCCCATCCCCGGCACCGCCGGTGGCCGCAAACCGGAACCGGAGCTGGACCATCTGAGCAACATCATCAAGGTCTTCAACGAGCACTGGGGCAACATCCCGTGGGAGGACAAGGACCGCATCACCGAGCGCCTAACGAAGGAGATTCCAGCCAAGGTCGCCGCCGACAGCGCCTACCAGAATGCCATCAAGAACAGCGACAAGCAGAACGCCCGCATCGAGATGGACAAGGCCCTGCTCCGCGTAATGATAGGCCTGATGAAGGACGAGACGCAGCTCTTCAAGGAATTCAGCGATAACCCTGGCTTCAAGCGGTGGCTGGGGGATAGTGTGTTTGGGCAGACGTATTTGGAGCGCTGA
- a CDS encoding HNH endonuclease, whose translation MSHLQSLNDHTRRESAPVRGYHPYPQSILNTSVLRVASATKADELPIALFRFAHSLQCANCGVTVDQPSAYCGYLCRQKAAAIRYGRAKLREGIFWRSDILDAIYTRVKSISNGGYNLKARSVSIIVRKAVHKRSHNKCELCGNRGTEIHHAKGSSSALENLQLLCKDCHDDLHGRSLGYEIAGPHVPRARSMSRKELEAHFLKQLSLFTSGDAYIQAIFSETPLRNCYDPKTWQKAEWAMRAERSKAWKAKRANA comes from the coding sequence ATGAGCCACCTTCAATCCCTTAACGATCACACACGACGTGAAAGCGCACCCGTGCGCGGTTACCATCCTTACCCTCAGTCGATCCTGAATACGAGCGTTCTCCGTGTTGCCTCTGCAACCAAAGCCGACGAACTTCCTATCGCATTGTTCCGCTTCGCCCATTCATTGCAATGCGCCAACTGCGGAGTTACCGTTGACCAACCCAGTGCCTATTGCGGCTACCTGTGTCGGCAAAAGGCAGCGGCCATACGCTATGGAAGGGCCAAGTTGCGGGAAGGCATCTTTTGGAGATCTGACATCCTTGATGCCATATATACCCGCGTGAAAAGCATTTCAAATGGAGGATACAATTTGAAGGCCAGGAGCGTATCGATCATAGTACGCAAAGCTGTACACAAGAGAAGCCATAATAAGTGCGAACTATGCGGGAACCGCGGGACTGAGATCCATCATGCGAAGGGATCGTCCAGTGCGCTTGAGAACCTTCAACTGCTTTGTAAGGATTGCCATGATGATCTGCATGGTCGATCACTCGGATATGAAATTGCGGGTCCACATGTTCCTCGCGCTAGGTCGATGAGCCGGAAGGAACTCGAAGCGCATTTCCTGAAGCAACTCAGTCTGTTCACCTCGGGTGATGCATACATTCAGGCCATATTCAGCGAGACGCCTTTGCGCAATTGCTACGATCCAAAGACTTGGCAAAAGGCAGAGTGGGCCATGCGCGCGGAACGCTCCAAAGCATGGAAAGCGAAGCGAGCAAACGCTTAA
- a CDS encoding T9SS type A sorting domain-containing protein, with amino-acid sequence MKTISALLACMTMAFAANAQWTNFPDPPLAICAAANEQNAVKAVSDGADGWYVLWLDGRVSNTKDEVYGQHVNADGVALWEADGRQLIADPVKKVGDFAVCLTDAGSLFIAWVHGTDTLKAQLLDAAGASTWPQPALVAGRLNANAYNIAAPRVLARGNGAFVTWMADHQGSNAVVAYNVVDGAGGVMHGFNGIYIPSSGYAVNGVNPDGSGGMFIHWATANALGAGIRVRRVDANGDLQWVGNVAPTTGSAGISDGEYTAVYDGTDGLVVVWNNNGDVLMSRVDISGALTWSPAIKPVCVQSNTQRRPTVVAQGGHLYFAWSDARPPANNTDLFAQKMDLNGDPLWTVDGVLAIRENTYIPHARIAPTPDGGAYVVHKASGGFKAMLLNSSGVPVWDPAYKMTEASYAPFYGDVRMLPTSDGNAVIFWATQGNNIHGTRIDPSSGISTGISAPDDAVILTAFPNPAHDRVNIVCGADLFGKRGVIEVFDATGKRVQAEQVASLKVLQELELSSDRKEGLYLVMVRVEGQAPRSARLVVSR; translated from the coding sequence ATGAAGACCATTTCAGCCCTGCTCGCCTGTATGACCATGGCATTCGCCGCGAACGCCCAATGGACGAACTTCCCGGACCCACCGCTGGCGATCTGCGCAGCAGCGAACGAGCAGAACGCCGTGAAGGCCGTGAGCGATGGGGCGGATGGCTGGTATGTGCTCTGGCTCGATGGCCGCGTGAGCAACACAAAGGATGAAGTGTATGGCCAACACGTGAATGCCGACGGCGTGGCGCTCTGGGAAGCGGACGGCAGGCAGCTGATCGCCGATCCGGTGAAGAAGGTCGGCGACTTCGCTGTATGCCTGACCGATGCAGGCTCGCTTTTCATCGCATGGGTCCATGGCACCGATACACTGAAGGCGCAGTTGCTGGACGCAGCCGGTGCTTCCACCTGGCCCCAGCCCGCCCTTGTTGCGGGCCGCTTGAATGCCAATGCGTACAACATCGCAGCGCCACGTGTGCTCGCACGGGGCAACGGCGCGTTCGTCACCTGGATGGCTGACCATCAGGGCTCGAATGCCGTCGTGGCCTATAACGTGGTCGATGGAGCAGGTGGAGTGATGCACGGTTTCAATGGGATCTACATCCCCAGCAGCGGCTATGCGGTGAACGGCGTCAACCCGGACGGCAGCGGCGGCATGTTCATCCATTGGGCCACCGCGAATGCGCTCGGCGCAGGGATCCGTGTGCGGCGCGTGGACGCCAACGGCGATCTTCAATGGGTCGGCAATGTGGCGCCGACCACTGGGTCCGCGGGGATCTCCGATGGCGAGTACACCGCAGTGTACGACGGCACGGACGGTCTTGTGGTGGTGTGGAACAATAATGGTGATGTGCTCATGAGCCGGGTCGATATCAGTGGTGCGCTCACCTGGAGCCCCGCGATCAAGCCGGTGTGCGTGCAGTCCAATACACAGCGGCGGCCCACCGTTGTCGCGCAGGGAGGTCACCTTTATTTCGCATGGTCCGATGCGCGCCCACCGGCGAACAACACCGACCTCTTCGCGCAGAAGATGGACCTGAACGGCGATCCGCTCTGGACCGTGGATGGCGTATTGGCCATCCGGGAAAACACCTACATCCCACATGCCCGCATTGCGCCAACACCTGACGGTGGCGCGTACGTGGTACACAAGGCGAGCGGGGGCTTCAAGGCGATGCTGCTCAACAGCTCCGGTGTACCGGTATGGGACCCGGCCTACAAGATGACGGAAGCGAGCTACGCTCCGTTCTACGGTGACGTGCGCATGCTTCCCACTTCCGATGGCAATGCCGTCATCTTCTGGGCCACGCAGGGCAACAACATCCACGGTACGCGTATCGATCCAAGTAGCGGGATCAGCACGGGGATATCCGCGCCGGATGATGCGGTTATCCTTACAGCGTTCCCGAACCCCGCGCACGATCGGGTGAACATCGTGTGCGGTGCGGACCTCTTCGGCAAACGCGGTGTGATCGAAGTGTTCGATGCCACCGGCAAGCGCGTACAGGCGGAGCAGGTCGCATCGCTGAAGGTGTTGCAAGAGCTCGAACTATCGAGCGATCGGAAAGAGGGCTTGTACCTGGTGATGGTCCGTGTGGAAGGGCAGGCGCCACGGAGCGCTCGCTTGGTGGTGAGCAGGTGA
- a CDS encoding SBBP repeat-containing protein, translating into MCLIPSRLTTAAALMVAMLPATARQGDVAYSPTGFIPNRGQLVDQQGKPNAEALFLFQGDGLNVQLRQGGFSYDTWQEVSEAADGSGEKHDVRMHRIDIDLGSSDPAARWEAFDASLDVLNYYTTGTAEEGVTGVHHYRRVLCRNIYPFIDLEFRTTDDHSGVKYDFIVRRGGDPAMIRMRYRGATAALNATSPAISLAWDEGVLHDRVPKSYWQTRAEQQHASVSLFEVEPNVFTFQLKDATAPWTEDRTLVIDPVPDLEWGTYYGNADHHGSMNAVAIDASGNTFAAGTIGLTGMATAGTHDQTLSGSGDALLVKFDANGQRIWATYYGGNDHDFGNGVAVDANGNIYLTGDSWSTSGIATLFSHQMTQAGQTDAFLVKFTPQGTRVWGTYMGGSSSDRANSIVIDGAGNPAIAGTTSSTSGIATGGAADGTLGGGNDAFLAKFNASGVRQWSTYLGGTGTDVGNSVTCDGTIFFLAGTTMSASGIASGTAHDATYSGSGFDAYLVKYSGSGQKVWGTYYGSTGTDAGNSCFAETGTGNVYLAGQSTSTSGIATGGSHQQFLSGGQDGFLVKFNSACTRQWGTYLGGSGTDGIASVAVGSFSRVFVSGGTTSTSGIATLDAWSTALSGPSDAMAVGFTNSGSRVWGTYYGGEDGESALGMAVSGTDFALVGYTESSTGIATSGAFQTTSNASPNNYSKFVARFTAPVFSAKNANAASDASDELVVRADAAGFSVVLPGAVQELAASTVMLRVADVLGRGVLEQRIPVDQREVRFDRSVCGVGAYLVILESADQRWVVRVVIH; encoded by the coding sequence ATGTGCTTGATCCCATCCCGCTTGACCACAGCCGCCGCGCTGATGGTCGCCATGCTTCCCGCTACAGCCCGTCAGGGAGATGTGGCATACTCGCCCACGGGCTTCATCCCGAACCGGGGCCAATTGGTCGATCAGCAAGGGAAGCCCAATGCAGAGGCCCTGTTCCTGTTCCAGGGCGACGGCCTGAATGTGCAGTTGCGGCAAGGTGGTTTCTCATACGACACGTGGCAAGAGGTATCGGAGGCAGCGGATGGATCCGGCGAAAAGCACGATGTCCGCATGCACCGTATCGACATCGATCTGGGGAGCAGTGATCCCGCTGCGCGTTGGGAGGCCTTCGATGCTTCACTTGATGTGCTGAACTACTACACCACCGGGACGGCTGAGGAAGGGGTCACGGGGGTGCATCATTACCGACGCGTGCTGTGCCGCAACATCTATCCCTTCATCGATCTGGAGTTCCGGACCACGGATGATCATAGCGGCGTGAAATACGACTTCATCGTGCGCCGCGGTGGTGATCCGGCGATGATCCGCATGCGCTATCGCGGTGCCACGGCAGCTTTGAACGCAACATCACCGGCCATATCGCTGGCGTGGGATGAAGGCGTGCTGCACGATCGCGTGCCGAAGAGCTATTGGCAGACCCGTGCGGAACAGCAGCATGCATCCGTATCGCTGTTCGAAGTGGAACCGAACGTGTTCACCTTTCAATTAAAGGACGCCACGGCGCCGTGGACGGAGGACCGCACCTTGGTGATCGACCCGGTCCCGGACCTGGAGTGGGGCACCTACTACGGCAATGCCGACCACCATGGCAGCATGAACGCGGTGGCCATCGATGCGAGCGGGAACACGTTCGCTGCGGGTACGATCGGACTGACCGGCATGGCAACAGCAGGGACGCATGACCAAACCCTTTCCGGCAGTGGGGATGCCCTACTGGTGAAGTTCGATGCGAACGGACAGCGTATTTGGGCCACGTACTACGGTGGTAACGATCACGACTTCGGCAACGGCGTGGCGGTGGATGCCAATGGCAACATCTACCTAACAGGCGATTCTTGGAGCACGAGCGGCATCGCCACGCTCTTCTCCCACCAAATGACGCAGGCCGGACAGACCGATGCTTTCCTGGTGAAGTTCACGCCGCAAGGAACACGGGTGTGGGGCACGTACATGGGCGGCTCCTCCTCGGACCGTGCGAACTCGATCGTGATCGACGGTGCCGGGAACCCGGCGATCGCAGGCACCACTTCATCGACCAGTGGCATTGCGACCGGTGGTGCGGCCGATGGCACGCTCGGGGGCGGCAACGATGCGTTCCTCGCAAAATTCAACGCATCGGGTGTGCGCCAATGGTCCACTTACTTGGGAGGGACCGGAACGGATGTGGGCAATTCCGTAACGTGTGATGGAACCATTTTCTTCCTTGCGGGGACCACGATGTCGGCATCCGGGATCGCATCGGGTACCGCGCACGATGCCACCTACAGCGGTTCCGGCTTTGATGCCTACTTGGTGAAATACAGCGGGTCCGGGCAGAAGGTGTGGGGCACCTACTATGGCAGCACCGGCACTGACGCGGGTAATAGCTGCTTCGCTGAAACAGGCACGGGCAATGTTTACTTGGCGGGACAGTCGACTTCGACAAGCGGCATCGCGACGGGGGGTTCACATCAGCAGTTCCTTTCGGGGGGACAGGACGGTTTCCTGGTCAAGTTCAACAGTGCATGCACCCGGCAATGGGGCACGTATCTCGGCGGGTCGGGCACCGACGGCATCGCGAGCGTTGCCGTGGGCTCGTTCTCGCGGGTGTTCGTTTCGGGCGGAACGACGTCCACTTCCGGCATCGCCACCCTTGATGCATGGAGCACCGCACTTTCCGGCCCGTCGGATGCGATGGCGGTGGGGTTCACCAATTCCGGCTCGCGCGTATGGGGCACGTATTACGGTGGCGAGGACGGCGAGAGCGCGCTGGGCATGGCCGTCTCGGGAACCGACTTCGCGTTGGTCGGTTACACGGAATCCTCGACAGGCATCGCCACCTCGGGTGCGTTCCAGACCACATCCAACGCATCCCCGAACAACTACAGCAAGTTCGTGGCCCGTTTCACCGCACCGGTCTTCTCCGCAAAGAATGCCAACGCTGCGAGTGATGCGAGCGACGAGCTCGTTGTGCGCGCTGATGCAGCTGGCTTCAGCGTCGTGCTTCCCGGAGCGGTCCAGGAGCTTGCCGCAAGCACTGTGATGCTCCGGGTAGCCGATGTGCTGGGTCGAGGCGTATTGGAGCAACGCATTCCCGTGGATCAGCGAGAGGTCAGGTTCGATCGCTCCGTATGCGGGGTCGGCGCGTATCTCGTGATCCTGGAAAGCGCCGATCAACGTTGGGTGGTGCGCGTGGTGATCCATTGA
- a CDS encoding response regulator transcription factor: MVRAVIVDDEEEARDVLRAMLHRCASDVEILAEGSSMAEAKALIAEHKPDLLFLDVQMPGGDGFELLKHLGHWDFDVVFTTGSSQHAIQAIRYSALDYLMKPVLGDELRAAIDRHIAKRPTDPDVQAHLLHNIAQPDERTMKLSITSGDRTLAIDPADIAWCQADDNYTALHLADERRLVAARTLMDYDRMLSPLGFIRVHKSALVNRRHVEGIDGEGRVRLRNGTRVEISRRRLEEVTRELRAK; encoded by the coding sequence ATGGTGCGAGCGGTGATCGTGGACGATGAGGAGGAAGCACGCGACGTGCTCCGCGCCATGTTGCATCGCTGTGCATCGGACGTCGAGATCCTGGCGGAAGGATCCTCCATGGCGGAAGCCAAGGCATTGATCGCCGAACACAAACCCGATCTGCTCTTCCTCGATGTGCAGATGCCCGGCGGCGATGGCTTCGAACTCCTGAAGCATCTCGGCCACTGGGACTTCGATGTGGTCTTCACCACCGGCAGCAGCCAACACGCCATCCAAGCCATCCGCTACAGCGCGCTCGACTACTTGATGAAGCCAGTGCTCGGTGATGAATTGCGCGCAGCGATCGATCGGCACATCGCTAAGCGCCCGACGGATCCAGATGTGCAGGCCCACTTGCTCCACAACATCGCGCAGCCCGATGAGCGCACCATGAAGTTGAGCATCACCAGCGGTGATCGCACACTGGCCATCGACCCCGCCGACATCGCCTGGTGCCAGGCCGATGACAACTATACCGCGCTGCACCTCGCCGATGAGCGCCGTTTGGTCGCCGCCCGCACGTTGATGGACTATGACCGGATGCTTTCACCGCTCGGTTTCATCCGCGTACACAAGAGCGCGCTGGTGAACCGCCGCCATGTGGAGGGCATCGATGGCGAAGGGCGCGTGCGGCTGCGCAACGGTACACGTGTGGAGATCAGCCGGAGGCGGCTGGAGGAAGTGACGCGCGAGCTGCGGGCCAAGTGA
- a CDS encoding histidine kinase, producing MRRWTFVWLVLLLGAARAQDTGTAVERMASLRAAGEMDSLQQVAIDLLKQLPPGPGIPRYEAEWQLAFALSANNDALGAISHAQQGLLIAYALRDSSRMLGSLYQLTKFNVEGRHYEEADRHRREHLATAQAYGKDTIQLALALNSMGSMYSRLEKPDSEIYFYREGLHLLGDRKHPVKQALMGNLASVLSAQGDHHEAALLLQQVAAELDSADLRNRAWALNNLGQSLMHAQRYKEALNVLNESDSLNNTSGGALDLAIELAEVRADILEAMGDNAGAFKLIKQARDLQDTLFDRSMNEQLLELETRFGTKLKEEEIQRLDAQAHAQEERLRLRNIQLYGSLALALLALAAVVLVWRSLRQKRRYSVVLEQLNSELKEQRSRIEEINALLRMKVLRTQMDPHFIHNCLNAIRALSLKGDHERADEYLEGFARLLRTVLEHSVRDRITLEEEIAFLEDYVKLEQLRLGDDFTWSITADQALIDDEPLIPSLMVQPFVENAIWHGLAPRSGPKRLEVFFAEKDGAITCTVEDNGMGRTDKVPTPGRRSLGLQLTSERLQLLTERLDNEGAFHVVDLKDGQGAPTGTRVSLKL from the coding sequence ATGCGCCGCTGGACGTTCGTATGGCTCGTATTGCTTCTCGGTGCCGCGCGCGCCCAGGATACAGGCACTGCCGTGGAACGGATGGCGAGCTTGCGGGCCGCCGGTGAGATGGATTCCTTGCAGCAGGTGGCCATCGACCTGCTCAAGCAACTTCCGCCGGGGCCGGGCATTCCGCGCTACGAAGCGGAGTGGCAGTTGGCATTCGCATTGAGCGCCAACAACGATGCCTTGGGCGCCATATCGCACGCGCAGCAGGGCTTATTGATCGCGTATGCGTTACGCGACTCCAGCCGCATGCTCGGTTCGCTCTACCAGCTCACCAAGTTCAACGTGGAAGGGCGGCACTACGAGGAAGCGGACCGCCATCGACGCGAGCACCTGGCAACTGCTCAAGCCTACGGTAAGGACACCATCCAACTTGCGCTCGCCCTAAACAGCATGGGCAGCATGTACAGTCGACTGGAAAAACCCGACTCGGAGATCTACTTCTACCGCGAGGGGTTGCATTTGCTTGGTGACCGCAAGCATCCGGTGAAACAGGCCCTCATGGGCAACCTGGCCAGTGTGCTCAGTGCACAGGGCGATCATCATGAAGCGGCATTGCTGCTGCAACAAGTTGCGGCGGAACTGGACAGTGCCGATCTGCGCAACAGGGCATGGGCACTGAACAACCTGGGGCAGTCCTTGATGCATGCACAGCGGTACAAAGAGGCATTGAACGTGCTGAATGAAAGTGATTCCCTGAACAACACGAGCGGCGGCGCACTGGACCTGGCCATCGAACTTGCGGAAGTGCGGGCGGACATCCTGGAAGCCATGGGCGACAATGCCGGCGCTTTCAAGCTGATCAAGCAGGCGCGCGACCTGCAGGACACCTTGTTCGACCGCTCCATGAACGAACAGTTGCTCGAACTGGAGACACGCTTCGGGACGAAGCTGAAGGAAGAGGAGATCCAACGGCTCGATGCGCAGGCGCACGCACAGGAGGAACGACTTCGGCTGCGCAACATCCAGCTGTATGGAAGCCTCGCGCTCGCATTGCTTGCCTTGGCCGCAGTAGTGCTCGTGTGGCGCAGCCTGCGACAGAAACGCCGCTATTCGGTGGTGCTGGAACAGCTGAACAGCGAGCTGAAGGAACAACGTTCGCGCATCGAGGAGATCAACGCCCTGCTACGCATGAAGGTGTTGCGCACGCAGATGGATCCCCACTTCATCCACAATTGCCTGAACGCGATCCGTGCGCTCTCCCTGAAAGGCGACCACGAACGTGCCGATGAATACCTCGAAGGCTTCGCGCGGTTGCTCCGTACCGTGCTGGAGCACAGCGTGCGCGACCGCATCACGTTGGAGGAAGAGATCGCCTTCCTTGAGGACTACGTGAAGCTGGAACAACTGCGCTTGGGTGATGACTTCACGTGGTCGATCACCGCGGACCAAGCCCTGATCGATGATGAGCCGCTGATCCCGTCCCTGATGGTGCAGCCCTTCGTGGAGAACGCGATCTGGCATGGCTTGGCACCAAGGTCCGGCCCCAAACGATTGGAAGTCTTCTTCGCGGAAAAAGACGGTGCGATCACCTGTACCGTGGAGGACAACGGCATGGGCCGGACCGACAAGGTGCCCACACCCGGAAGACGGTCCCTGGGCCTGCAGCTCACGAGTGAACGCTTGCAGTTGCTCACCGAACGCCTCGATAACGAAGGGGCCTTCCACGTGGTGGACCTCAAGGACGGGCAAGGAGCACCGACCGGCACGCGGGTCAGCCTGAAATTGTAG